The following proteins come from a genomic window of Yinghuangia sp. ASG 101:
- a CDS encoding TIGR03621 family F420-dependent LLM class oxidoreductase, translating into MIHKPFRFGVQATRATSAREWFDLAREVEGLGYSTLFVSDHYLGRGPAARACSMPPQHLAPIAAMAAAAAVTQALRIGCRVFCIDYHVPAALAKEAATIDLLSDGRLEMGIGAGLHAPEYQALGIPFDPGKVRVDRLEEVIALLKAHWSGEPIDLAGEHLNVTGYAGLPVPVQKPRPPLMIGGNRKRILSLAAREADIVSISNVPFDPVNAAGLTPRQEAIRRYELVKEAATDRLADIEIEGSPYFTVVTDDPAATYKDIAGWISVDADVLPDHPNVLVGTLDEMEQRLLANREDFGTSYVTVPQNAMGTFAPLVERLGGR; encoded by the coding sequence ATGATTCACAAGCCATTCCGTTTCGGCGTCCAGGCCACGCGGGCCACGTCCGCGCGCGAGTGGTTCGATCTCGCTCGTGAAGTCGAGGGGCTCGGATACTCGACTCTGTTCGTCTCCGACCACTACCTTGGACGCGGCCCGGCCGCTCGGGCATGCAGCATGCCGCCGCAGCATCTAGCGCCAATCGCCGCGATGGCCGCTGCCGCCGCAGTCACCCAGGCCTTGCGGATCGGCTGCCGGGTGTTCTGCATCGACTACCACGTGCCCGCGGCGCTGGCGAAGGAAGCCGCGACCATCGATCTGCTCTCCGACGGCCGACTCGAAATGGGTATCGGCGCCGGCCTGCACGCACCGGAGTACCAGGCCCTGGGCATCCCCTTCGATCCCGGCAAGGTGCGCGTCGACCGGCTGGAGGAAGTCATCGCCCTACTGAAGGCGCACTGGTCCGGCGAACCGATCGACCTGGCCGGCGAGCACCTGAACGTCACCGGATACGCGGGGCTGCCGGTCCCCGTACAGAAGCCGCGCCCGCCCTTGATGATCGGCGGGAACCGCAAGCGGATCCTGTCGCTGGCCGCGCGGGAGGCGGACATCGTCAGCATCTCCAATGTGCCCTTCGACCCCGTGAACGCAGCGGGCCTGACGCCGCGTCAGGAAGCGATCCGGAGGTATGAACTGGTGAAAGAAGCGGCCACCGACCGCCTGGCCGACATCGAGATCGAAGGCTCGCCCTACTTCACGGTCGTCACCGACGACCCAGCGGCCACCTACAAGGACATCGCCGGGTGGATCTCGGTCGACGCCGACGTCCTGCCCGACCACCCGAATGTACTGGTGGGCACGCTCGACGAAATGGAACAACGGCTGCTGGCCAACCGCGAGGATTTCGGGACCAGTTATGTGACCGTGCCGCAAAACGCCATGGGGACCTTCGCTCCACTCGTCGAACGGCTGGGGGGACGATGA